One Gelria sp. Kuro-4 DNA segment encodes these proteins:
- a CDS encoding LacI family DNA-binding transcriptional regulator, whose product MGIREVAREAGVSVATVSRVLNRSGYVKAETYQRVIAAIRKLHYVPNGVARSMVRGNTRTIGLILPDITNPYFPMLARGVEDAATAQGYLVILCNTDNNPDTEAMYLAMLREKCVDGLVYVSAAPRADHVQEFAQVLPVVWVDRPPVGVAGDVVAGDDFLGGYLATRHLISLGRRRIAFISGPAGLMTSEERERGYRLAHKEAGLVPEDTLTAHGDFKFESGRRAMAEILGRTRPDALFAANDLMALGALEVILAAGCRVPEDIAVVGYDNIVFARLAKPALTSVEQPSYLIGLTACEVVLERIARRELPVQKKLFKPTLVVRASSQGEGQTQ is encoded by the coding sequence ATGGGCATACGCGAGGTGGCCCGTGAAGCGGGGGTTTCCGTGGCCACGGTGTCACGGGTCCTCAACCGCAGCGGTTACGTCAAAGCAGAAACCTACCAGCGCGTGATCGCCGCCATCCGCAAGCTGCACTACGTTCCCAACGGCGTGGCCCGCAGCATGGTGCGCGGCAACACGCGCACCATCGGCCTCATCCTTCCCGACATCACCAACCCCTACTTCCCTATGCTGGCCCGTGGGGTGGAGGATGCGGCCACGGCCCAGGGCTATCTGGTGATCCTCTGCAACACCGACAACAACCCCGATACCGAGGCCATGTATCTTGCCATGCTGCGCGAAAAATGCGTGGACGGGCTGGTGTACGTCTCGGCTGCACCGCGCGCCGACCATGTGCAGGAGTTTGCGCAGGTCCTGCCGGTGGTTTGGGTGGACCGCCCCCCGGTGGGCGTGGCGGGGGACGTGGTGGCCGGCGACGACTTCTTGGGCGGCTATCTGGCCACGCGCCACCTCATTTCCCTGGGGCGCCGGCGCATAGCCTTCATCTCCGGCCCGGCGGGGCTGATGACGTCAGAAGAACGCGAGCGCGGCTACCGCCTGGCCCACAAGGAGGCGGGGCTGGTTCCGGAGGACACGCTTACCGCCCACGGGGACTTCAAATTTGAATCCGGGCGCCGGGCCATGGCGGAGATCCTGGGCCGCACCCGGCCCGACGCGCTCTTTGCCGCCAACGACCTCATGGCCCTGGGCGCCCTTGAAGTTATCCTGGCGGCGGGCTGCCGGGTGCCTGAGGATATAGCAGTGGTGGGCTACGACAACATCGTCTTCGCTCGCCTGGCCAAACCGGCGCTCACCTCCGTGGAGCAGCCGTCCTACCTGATCGGTCTCACCGCCTGCGAGGTGGTGCTGGAGCGCATCGCCCGCCGGGAGCTGCCGGTGCAAAAAAAGCTCTTCAAGCCGACACTGGTCGTGCGGGCATCATCTCAGGGAGAGGGGCAGACACAGTGA
- a CDS encoding RNA polymerase sigma factor: MDPDFSVLYRRYKNAIYGYLYYLSGDRGAAEDLCQDVFLKVYLNLTRFAGRSSFKTWLYRIAHNTYLDFARTRRETLPLDADAGGELPAPLPGPEEAALNAERRERIRAALQRLPADYRTLLVLRELQYLTYKEISQVTGQEPTSVKVGLYRARREFRCVYRALESE; encoded by the coding sequence GTGGACCCCGACTTTTCCGTTCTCTACCGTCGCTACAAAAACGCTATCTACGGCTACCTTTACTACCTCTCGGGCGACCGGGGCGCAGCCGAGGACCTGTGTCAGGACGTCTTCCTGAAGGTCTATCTGAACTTGACGCGCTTTGCAGGCCGGTCCAGCTTCAAAACCTGGCTCTACCGCATCGCGCACAACACCTACCTGGATTTTGCCCGCACGCGGCGGGAGACGCTGCCCCTCGACGCCGACGCGGGTGGAGAACTCCCCGCGCCGCTGCCCGGCCCGGAGGAGGCGGCCTTAAACGCCGAACGCAGGGAAAGAATCCGCGCCGCCCTGCAGCGCCTCCCGGCCGACTACCGCACGCTCCTTGTCCTGCGCGAGCTTCAGTACCTCACCTACAAGGAGATCAGTCAGGTGACCGGGCAGGAACCGACCAGCGTCAAGGTGGGTCTCTACCGGGCGCGGCGTGAGTTTCGGTGCGTGTATCGCGCATTGGAGAGTGAGTGA
- a CDS encoding type II toxin-antitoxin system HicA family toxin: MTRLPRVTGKDVLRALKRLDFQVDHIEGSHHYLRRRGGGRLVTVPVHAGETLTPKTLKTILDQAELSVDELREIFRAKKGRTRAEQEQ; the protein is encoded by the coding sequence ATGACCCGGCTGCCCAGGGTGACAGGAAAGGATGTTTTGCGAGCGCTGAAAAGGTTGGACTTTCAGGTGGATCACATTGAGGGTAGTCACCATTACTTACGTCGTCGAGGCGGCGGACGGTTGGTCACTGTACCGGTGCATGCAGGAGAAACCTTAACGCCAAAGACATTGAAGACCATCTTAGATCAGGCAGAACTCAGCGTCGACGAGCTCAGGGAAATCTTCAGAGCCAAGAAAGGCAGGACCCGTGCAGAACAAGAGCAGTAG
- a CDS encoding BMP family protein, translating to MRAKRVLTSAAVLLLVLGLVAGCAAPKDGSPAAGQDQGGGKKFRVAYVTSGNLGDKSFLDSGMAGLERAQKDLGIEVKVMQSANSADWEPNLQAAAEQGFDLVVAGGSPLHDAMANVAPKFPEVKFVYLDDVIQGDNIASITFAQNEGSFLAGALAALMTTHTELAGMNEEKVVGWVGGMDMAILRDFLTGYEQGAKYIDPEVKVLSAFAGSFSDPAKGKELTLAQYNQGADIVMNVAGGTGLGILEAAKDAGKYAIGVDSDQDGIYPGHILTSLLKRVDNAVYDQVKLAKEGTWQAGQFEYGLKNGGVALTEMKVMGDKIPADVRQKLTEITDKIAQGEIKVDHYAGLKK from the coding sequence GTGCGGGCAAAACGGGTACTTACATCGGCCGCCGTGCTGCTTTTGGTGCTCGGCCTGGTGGCCGGCTGCGCCGCGCCCAAGGATGGGAGCCCGGCGGCCGGGCAGGACCAGGGAGGGGGCAAAAAGTTCCGTGTGGCGTACGTCACCTCCGGTAACCTGGGTGACAAGTCGTTCCTCGACTCCGGTATGGCCGGCCTGGAGCGCGCCCAGAAGGACCTGGGCATCGAGGTCAAGGTGATGCAGTCGGCCAACAGCGCCGACTGGGAGCCGAATCTGCAGGCGGCGGCGGAGCAGGGCTTCGACCTGGTGGTGGCCGGCGGCTCGCCGCTCCACGACGCCATGGCCAACGTGGCGCCCAAGTTCCCTGAGGTGAAGTTCGTGTACCTGGACGACGTGATCCAGGGTGACAACATCGCCTCCATCACCTTCGCCCAGAACGAGGGTTCCTTCCTGGCCGGGGCGCTGGCGGCCCTGATGACCACGCACACCGAGCTTGCCGGCATGAACGAAGAAAAGGTGGTCGGCTGGGTGGGCGGCATGGACATGGCCATCCTGCGCGACTTCCTCACCGGGTACGAGCAGGGCGCCAAGTACATCGACCCCGAGGTTAAGGTGCTCTCCGCCTTCGCCGGCTCCTTCAGCGATCCGGCCAAGGGGAAGGAGCTCACCCTGGCCCAGTACAACCAGGGCGCCGACATCGTTATGAACGTGGCCGGCGGTACCGGACTGGGGATCCTGGAGGCGGCCAAGGACGCGGGCAAGTACGCCATCGGCGTCGACTCCGACCAGGACGGCATCTACCCGGGCCACATCCTGACCAGCCTGCTCAAGCGGGTGGACAACGCCGTCTACGACCAGGTGAAGCTGGCCAAGGAAGGTACGTGGCAGGCGGGCCAGTTTGAGTACGGCCTCAAAAACGGCGGCGTCGCTCTTACCGAGATGAAGGTGATGGGCGACAAGATCCCGGCCGACGTCCGCCAAAAGCTTACGGAGATCACGGATAAGATCGCCCAGGGCGAGATCAAGGTGGACCACTACGCCGGCCTTAAGAAGTAG
- the rbsK gene encoding ribokinase, translating into MIAVVGSLNMDLVVTVRRRPRTGETVLGSDVRFVGGGKGANQAIAAARLGGQVHMVGKVGDDPFGSTLIANLAAAGVGTEAVQVEKGVSSGVAFITLDAAGDNQIIVSPGANARLMPADVRAQAGLIGQARVLLLQLETPLPTVVEAARVAREQGVTVVLDPAPAQPLPPELFRLVDFLTPNEHEAAALSRQPITDLRSAKLAAAKLISQGARQVLLKLGGEGVLFACGNRFEHMPAFPVKVVDTTAAGDAFGAAFAVAWLEHGDVYRALSFANAVGALTVTKAGAQSSLPYRKEVEAFLAARGA; encoded by the coding sequence GTGATTGCTGTCGTGGGTAGCTTGAACATGGATTTGGTGGTTACGGTGCGCCGGCGCCCGCGCACCGGTGAGACGGTCCTCGGTTCCGACGTGCGCTTTGTCGGCGGCGGCAAGGGGGCCAATCAGGCCATCGCCGCCGCCCGCCTGGGCGGTCAGGTGCACATGGTGGGTAAGGTGGGGGACGACCCGTTCGGGAGCACCCTCATCGCCAACCTGGCGGCGGCGGGCGTGGGCACAGAGGCGGTGCAGGTGGAAAAAGGGGTCTCCTCAGGGGTGGCCTTTATCACCCTGGATGCCGCCGGCGACAACCAGATCATCGTTTCGCCCGGTGCCAACGCGCGCCTTATGCCGGCCGATGTCCGGGCGCAGGCCGGGCTCATCGGGCAGGCCCGGGTGCTGCTGCTGCAGCTCGAAACCCCCCTCCCCACGGTGGTGGAAGCGGCCCGGGTGGCCCGCGAGCAGGGTGTCACCGTCGTCCTGGACCCGGCGCCGGCGCAGCCGCTCCCGCCTGAACTTTTCCGGCTGGTGGATTTCCTGACGCCGAACGAACATGAGGCTGCCGCCCTCAGCCGGCAGCCGATTACGGACCTCAGGAGTGCTAAGCTCGCGGCCGCCAAGCTCATCAGCCAGGGGGCGCGCCAGGTGCTCCTTAAGCTCGGGGGCGAGGGGGTCCTCTTTGCCTGCGGCAACCGTTTTGAGCACATGCCCGCTTTTCCGGTGAAGGTGGTGGACACCACCGCCGCCGGGGATGCCTTCGGCGCCGCCTTCGCCGTGGCCTGGCTCGAGCACGGCGATGTGTACCGCGCCCTCTCCTTCGCAAACGCTGTGGGCGCCCTGACGGTGACGAAGGCCGGTGCCCAGTCTTCACTTCCTTACCGAAAGGAGGTGGAGGCGTTCCTGGCCGCCCGGGGCGCGTAG
- a CDS encoding type II toxin-antitoxin system HicB family antitoxin yields MLRRFKVILEWDEEVGAYTVTVPALPGCVTQGRTVEESLERVREAITGYLKAMKLHGESVPKHDPRMVFGEVEVSL; encoded by the coding sequence GTGTTGCGAAGGTTTAAGGTCATTCTAGAGTGGGATGAAGAAGTTGGTGCGTATACAGTCACAGTCCCAGCTTTGCCGGGTTGCGTGACGCAAGGACGTACGGTGGAAGAATCACTGGAACGGGTGCGTGAGGCCATCACGGGCTACCTGAAAGCGATGAAGTTGCATGGCGAGAGTGTCCCGAAACACGATCCGCGGATGGTGTTCGGGGAAGTTGAGGTAAGTTTATGA
- a CDS encoding BMP family protein, translated as MKKWKLTAPVLALALAVSLTLAGCGGAGQGGRDQGPAADQGKEKKFRVAYVISGNLGDKSFFDSGMAGMERVQKELGAEIKVIQSVNSADWEPNLEAAAQDGYDVVVAAASQMHDAVTNVAPKYPEVKFVYIDDVVPGDNIASITFAQNEGSFLAGALAAMMTTHTELPGMNKEKIIGWVGGSDIAVLHDFLTGYEQGAKYIDPEVKVLSSFAGSFNDPAKGKELTLAQYNQGADIVMNVASGTGVGILEAAKDAGRYAIGVDSDQDGIYPGHILSSMLKRVDNAVFDQVKLAKEGRWKAGHFEYGLHNQGVGLTDMKVMGDKIPQDVRQKLAEITDKVATGEIKVEHYANFKVGQ; from the coding sequence CTGAAAAAGTGGAAGCTCACGGCGCCGGTTCTCGCGTTGGCGCTGGCGGTAAGCCTCACCCTGGCCGGCTGCGGCGGTGCAGGCCAAGGCGGCCGAGACCAGGGCCCGGCGGCCGACCAGGGTAAGGAGAAGAAGTTCCGCGTGGCGTACGTGATCTCCGGCAACCTGGGGGACAAGTCGTTCTTTGACTCCGGCATGGCCGGCATGGAGCGCGTCCAGAAAGAGCTGGGTGCCGAGATCAAGGTGATCCAGTCCGTAAACAGCGCCGACTGGGAGCCCAACCTGGAGGCGGCGGCGCAGGACGGTTATGATGTGGTGGTGGCGGCGGCCTCGCAGATGCACGACGCCGTGACCAACGTGGCTCCCAAGTACCCTGAGGTGAAGTTCGTCTATATCGATGACGTGGTGCCGGGCGACAACATCGCCTCCATCACCTTCGCCCAAAACGAAGGCTCCTTCCTGGCAGGGGCGCTGGCGGCCATGATGACCACCCATACCGAGCTTCCCGGCATGAACAAGGAAAAGATCATCGGCTGGGTGGGCGGCTCCGACATCGCCGTGCTGCACGACTTCCTCACCGGCTACGAGCAGGGTGCCAAGTATATCGACCCTGAGGTCAAGGTGCTCTCGTCTTTCGCCGGCTCCTTCAACGACCCGGCGAAAGGCAAAGAGCTCACCCTGGCCCAGTACAACCAGGGCGCCGACATTGTAATGAACGTGGCCAGCGGCACCGGCGTAGGCATCCTGGAAGCGGCTAAAGACGCCGGCAGGTACGCCATCGGCGTGGACTCGGATCAGGACGGCATTTATCCCGGCCACATCCTCTCCAGCATGCTCAAGCGCGTGGACAACGCCGTCTTCGACCAGGTGAAGCTGGCCAAGGAAGGCCGGTGGAAGGCCGGCCACTTCGAGTACGGCCTCCACAACCAGGGCGTGGGCCTTACCGACATGAAGGTCATGGGCGACAAGATTCCGCAGGACGTGCGGCAGAAACTGGCCGAGATCACCGATAAGGTCGCCACGGGCGAGATCAAGGTGGAGCACTACGCCAACTTTAAGGTAGGGCAGTAA
- a CDS encoding ABC transporter ATP-binding protein translates to MQEELVRLEGIAKRFGPVQANRGVNLTVRRGSIHALVGENGAGKTTLMKILFGLEKRDAGSIYYAGHPVEIASPQQAMALGIGMVHQHFMLVPSLTVAENVVLGHEPTRGLSLDRGAARRLVQEISTRYGLAVDPDARVRDLSVGLQQRVEIIKALSEGAELLILDEPTAVLTPQETDELFQVLRNMAGRGKTIIFISHKLKEVLTISDTITIMRAGRVVGNVPGEGTSEAELARLMVGRPVLLRVEKEAARPREVALEVKDLWVADRRGLPAVRGVSFALRRGEILGIAGVQGNGQTELIEALSGLSPIERGEVLKDGRSLKGLPVAAIRRAGVAHIPEDRFRRGLCGPASILENMVAGLHYGPPFARRGVIDWRKAAAFTEELVKEYGIKVGSIHDPAGSLSGGNAQKLVVAREFSTQADVLLVSQPTRGVDIGAIEFIHKCLVKKRDRGAAVLLVSADLQEVLSLSDRILVMYEGEFTAELAPAATTEEEIGLYMSGARRMHLGEKGGARSA, encoded by the coding sequence GTGCAGGAAGAGTTGGTTCGTCTGGAGGGCATTGCCAAAAGATTTGGCCCCGTGCAGGCGAACCGCGGCGTAAACCTTACCGTCCGCCGGGGCAGCATCCACGCCCTGGTGGGGGAAAACGGCGCCGGCAAGACGACCCTGATGAAGATACTTTTCGGTCTCGAAAAACGCGATGCCGGATCCATCTACTACGCCGGTCACCCGGTGGAGATAGCGAGCCCCCAGCAAGCCATGGCGCTCGGCATCGGGATGGTGCACCAGCACTTCATGCTGGTGCCCTCCCTTACGGTGGCGGAAAACGTCGTCTTAGGCCACGAGCCCACGCGGGGCCTCAGCCTGGACCGGGGGGCGGCGCGCCGGCTGGTCCAGGAGATCTCGACCCGTTACGGGCTGGCAGTGGACCCGGACGCCCGGGTACGCGACCTGTCGGTGGGGTTGCAGCAGCGCGTGGAGATCATAAAGGCCCTCTCCGAGGGCGCCGAGCTCCTCATCCTGGACGAGCCCACGGCAGTGCTGACACCCCAGGAGACGGACGAACTATTCCAGGTCTTAAGGAATATGGCGGGCCGGGGTAAAACCATTATCTTTATTTCGCACAAGCTCAAGGAAGTGCTGACCATCTCGGACACCATTACCATCATGCGCGCTGGCCGAGTGGTCGGCAATGTCCCCGGCGAGGGCACGAGCGAAGCGGAGCTCGCCCGCCTCATGGTCGGGCGCCCGGTGCTGCTCAGGGTGGAGAAAGAGGCGGCGCGGCCGCGGGAGGTCGCCCTGGAGGTCAAAGACCTCTGGGTGGCCGACCGGCGGGGACTGCCGGCGGTGCGCGGCGTCTCCTTCGCCCTGCGGCGGGGTGAAATCCTGGGGATCGCCGGTGTGCAGGGCAATGGGCAAACGGAGCTCATCGAGGCCCTGAGCGGCCTGAGCCCCATCGAAAGAGGCGAGGTCCTAAAGGACGGCCGCTCTCTGAAGGGCCTGCCGGTGGCGGCCATCCGGCGCGCCGGCGTGGCCCACATCCCGGAGGACCGTTTCCGCCGTGGCCTCTGCGGCCCGGCTTCCATTCTGGAAAACATGGTGGCGGGCCTGCACTACGGCCCACCCTTCGCCCGCCGGGGTGTCATCGACTGGCGGAAAGCGGCGGCGTTTACAGAGGAGCTGGTTAAGGAATACGGGATCAAAGTCGGCAGCATCCATGATCCCGCCGGCTCCCTTTCCGGCGGCAACGCGCAGAAGCTGGTGGTGGCCCGGGAGTTCAGCACCCAGGCCGACGTGCTCCTGGTCTCCCAGCCGACGCGCGGCGTCGACATCGGCGCCATCGAATTCATTCACAAGTGCCTGGTGAAGAAGCGGGATAGAGGGGCGGCGGTGCTCCTGGTCTCAGCCGACCTGCAGGAGGTCCTTTCCCTGAGCGACCGCATCCTGGTGATGTACGAAGGCGAATTCACCGCCGAGCTTGCCCCGGCGGCCACCACGGAAGAGGAGATCGGCCTTTACATGTCCGGGGCGCGGCGCATGCACCTGGGCGAGAAAGGAGGGGCTCGGAGTGCGTAA
- a CDS encoding ABC transporter permease, whose product MRKLSDFLLRNLLRPFLAVLTALAIGAFIILLSHQNPLEAYGQMAFGAFGNFYRIAETLERSIPVTLAALGTAVAFSSGVFNVGVEGSLYLGAFAAFLVGYEVAPPAVLHVPLTLLGAMLVGAAWAFIPGWAKARYKADETVTTILLNYVAILFTSYLVAVPFKDLTAGTQQTPAIHPSAYLPRFLPPSRVHAGLFLAVLVAVFLHWLLRRTSLGYDIRMAGLNPSFAEYAGVDVPRTMIRAMLLSGAIGGLAGAAQVMGILHRFLDGFSPGYGFDGIMVALLARNHPLGILLAGLFYGALQTGAAYMDRTTAVPKELLNSLVAVIIFFVTAEGLFTFAQSSEAFREKLRRWHILPGKAGKGGGGQWDSSQAS is encoded by the coding sequence GTGCGTAAACTGAGCGATTTTCTCCTACGCAACCTGCTGCGCCCCTTCCTCGCTGTTCTCACGGCACTCGCCATCGGGGCGTTCATCATCCTCCTTTCCCACCAGAACCCGCTGGAGGCGTACGGGCAGATGGCCTTCGGCGCTTTCGGCAACTTCTACCGCATCGCCGAGACCTTGGAGCGCTCCATTCCCGTGACGCTTGCGGCCTTGGGCACGGCGGTGGCCTTCTCGAGCGGCGTCTTTAACGTCGGGGTGGAGGGATCGCTTTACCTGGGGGCGTTCGCGGCCTTCCTGGTGGGCTACGAGGTCGCGCCGCCGGCCGTCCTTCATGTCCCGCTGACCCTGCTGGGGGCTATGCTGGTGGGTGCGGCCTGGGCGTTCATCCCCGGCTGGGCCAAGGCCCGCTACAAAGCGGATGAAACGGTGACCACCATCCTCCTCAACTACGTGGCCATTCTCTTCACCTCGTACCTGGTGGCCGTCCCCTTCAAAGATCTCACTGCCGGTACCCAGCAGACGCCGGCCATCCATCCCAGCGCCTACCTGCCGCGTTTTCTTCCCCCCTCGCGCGTGCACGCCGGGCTTTTCCTGGCCGTCCTGGTGGCCGTCTTCCTCCACTGGCTCCTCAGGCGCACGAGTCTAGGCTACGACATCCGCATGGCGGGGCTTAACCCCAGCTTTGCCGAATACGCCGGCGTGGATGTACCGCGCACCATGATCCGGGCCATGCTCTTAAGCGGCGCCATCGGCGGCCTGGCGGGGGCGGCGCAGGTGATGGGGATTCTCCACCGCTTCCTGGACGGTTTTTCCCCGGGCTACGGCTTCGATGGGATCATGGTGGCGCTCCTGGCGCGCAACCACCCGCTGGGGATTCTCCTGGCCGGCCTCTTTTATGGCGCCCTGCAAACCGGCGCCGCCTACATGGACCGCACCACGGCGGTGCCCAAGGAACTCCTCAACTCGCTGGTAGCGGTGATCATCTTCTTTGTCACCGCGGAGGGGCTCTTTACCTTCGCCCAGTCCAGCGAGGCCTTCCGGGAGAAGCTCCGGCGCTGGCATATCCTGCCGGGCAAGGCTGGGAAAGGGGGTGGCGGGCAGTGGGATTCCTCGCAAGCATCCTGA
- a CDS encoding nucleoside hydrolase codes for MKRKIILDVDPGHDDAIALLLAAASPELELVGITTVAGNQTLEKTTLNARRVATVAGIKTPIYAGLARPLVRDQVIAPNIHGESGLDGPAFPAPAVAVEEEHAVDFIIRALEDAPGEITLVPTGPLTNIAAAFIRRPEVAGKVKEIILMGGAYGLGNVTPAAEFNIFADPEAARVVFHAGAPLTMVGLDLTHQATATPDVLARVRALGTRVGDLTAELLVFFASTYHKVYGMEAPPVHDPCTVAKLIDPDVFTTRPAYVDVDTKSDLDYGRTVCDFYGLTGHAPNAQVAIKLDRERFWDIVLTALARYR; via the coding sequence GTGAAACGCAAGATCATCCTGGATGTGGACCCGGGCCACGACGACGCCATCGCCCTGCTCTTGGCGGCGGCCAGCCCCGAGCTGGAGCTGGTCGGCATCACCACCGTAGCCGGTAACCAGACCTTGGAAAAGACAACCCTGAATGCCCGACGCGTAGCCACCGTGGCCGGCATTAAGACGCCCATTTACGCTGGCCTGGCCCGGCCGCTGGTGCGCGACCAAGTCATCGCCCCCAACATCCACGGCGAGTCCGGGCTGGACGGCCCGGCCTTCCCTGCGCCCGCTGTGGCCGTGGAGGAGGAACACGCCGTCGACTTCATCATCCGGGCACTGGAGGACGCGCCGGGTGAGATCACCTTGGTACCGACGGGTCCGCTCACCAACATTGCGGCCGCCTTCATCCGGCGGCCGGAGGTGGCGGGCAAGGTTAAGGAGATCATCCTCATGGGCGGCGCCTACGGCCTGGGCAATGTGACGCCGGCGGCGGAGTTCAACATCTTTGCCGACCCGGAGGCGGCGCGGGTGGTGTTCCATGCCGGCGCGCCCCTTACCATGGTGGGCCTCGACCTTACGCACCAGGCCACGGCCACGCCCGACGTGCTGGCGCGCGTGCGCGCCCTGGGGACGCGGGTGGGGGACCTTACGGCGGAGCTCCTCGTTTTCTTTGCTTCCACCTACCACAAGGTGTACGGCATGGAAGCCCCGCCGGTACACGACCCCTGCACCGTCGCCAAGCTCATCGACCCGGACGTTTTCACGACGCGGCCGGCGTATGTGGATGTGGATACGAAGAGCGACCTCGATTACGGCCGCACGGTGTGTGATTTTTACGGCCTTACGGGCCACGCCCCCAACGCGCAGGTGGCGATCAAGCTCGACCGCGAACGCTTCTGGGACATCGTCCTCACTGCCCTGGCGCGGTACCGGTAG
- a CDS encoding ABC transporter permease yields MGFLASILNLGLLVAGIRIAVPILLAGLGGLFTMQANILNIGMEGMMLFGAWAGVFVSYMTGSVWLALLAAVGVGLVSAVVFGLFGVRYRCNIIVAGMGLNLFAGAFTMYLLRSIFRTRGSLSDPRIVGVPSLTLPGIDKIPVLGPLLSGHSLLVYVAFLLVIAVHYFLYRTPTGLRIRAVGEHAEAARSVGVDPARVQFLAVLLSGAFSGLAGAYLSLAQLRMFVENMVSGRGFIALAAIYFGRGTPVGTMVAALIFGLAEAFSMRLQTLGFPSQFVLMIPYVVTVAVLIIVSHLAAQPRHLRLPSATEEADPE; encoded by the coding sequence GTGGGATTCCTCGCAAGCATCCTGAACCTGGGCCTTTTGGTGGCTGGCATCCGCATCGCGGTACCCATCCTCCTGGCCGGCCTGGGCGGGCTCTTCACCATGCAGGCCAACATCCTGAACATCGGCATGGAGGGCATGATGCTCTTCGGCGCCTGGGCGGGGGTGTTCGTGAGCTACATGACCGGCTCGGTGTGGCTGGCGCTGCTCGCGGCGGTGGGTGTGGGGCTCGTCTCCGCGGTGGTCTTCGGCCTCTTCGGCGTGCGCTACCGCTGCAACATCATCGTGGCGGGCATGGGGCTCAACCTTTTTGCCGGGGCCTTCACCATGTACCTGCTGCGTTCCATCTTCCGTACCCGCGGCTCCCTTTCAGACCCGCGCATCGTCGGGGTGCCGTCCCTCACCCTGCCGGGCATCGATAAAATCCCGGTGCTGGGGCCGCTGCTCAGCGGCCATTCGCTCCTCGTGTACGTGGCCTTCCTGCTCGTCATTGCCGTTCACTACTTCCTCTACCGTACCCCTACCGGACTTCGGATCCGGGCGGTGGGCGAGCACGCCGAGGCGGCCCGCTCGGTGGGGGTGGACCCGGCGCGGGTACAGTTTCTCGCCGTGCTCCTAAGCGGCGCCTTCTCCGGCCTGGCCGGGGCGTATCTCTCGCTGGCGCAGCTGAGGATGTTCGTTGAGAACATGGTCTCGGGCCGCGGCTTCATCGCCCTGGCGGCCATCTACTTCGGGCGCGGCACGCCGGTGGGAACCATGGTGGCCGCCCTCATCTTCGGCCTGGCCGAAGCTTTCTCCATGCGCCTGCAGACCCTCGGTTTTCCCTCCCAGTTTGTGCTCATGATCCCCTACGTGGTTACGGTGGCCGTGCTGATCATCGTCTCGCACCTGGCCGCCCAGCCGCGACACCTCAGGCTACCCAGTGCTACCGAGGAGGCTGACCCAGAGTGA
- a CDS encoding zf-HC2 domain-containing protein, producing MTCEYKKQLRDYLEEKLPPEAAAALEAHLASCPECQAELDRLAEGEAALNLLREPLEVPDEVVVGRIKARRAGLRRITVYGVLGFLLGLFSRFYTRDHFIVTKALMALPYKLAQFGLEPFFKKNVLPPWRWLPQGVSGGMGFFPYNPLLDFLAALFTPALVAAFGAMVIGYLVSDRRVFLRRGVVRFLAGAAVVFLLWTGVLGALYAQTEARIARLNGIREITVWAVEEGGGARWLARLDRDAFRQPPYDQLLAGLQAARPAGPQAYPEGRAGLELMLSFAGGGRIPAHVDPETRKMVLFNGTGYQLSPETIALLGKPGEVKAK from the coding sequence ATGACCTGTGAGTACAAGAAACAGCTTCGCGATTATCTGGAAGAGAAGCTGCCGCCTGAGGCGGCGGCCGCCCTGGAGGCGCACCTGGCAAGCTGTCCCGAGTGCCAGGCCGAGCTCGATCGGCTGGCGGAAGGAGAAGCCGCACTTAACCTGCTCCGCGAGCCGCTGGAAGTACCGGACGAGGTGGTCGTGGGCCGAATCAAGGCCCGGCGGGCCGGCCTTAGGCGCATCACCGTGTACGGCGTGCTGGGTTTTCTCCTGGGCCTTTTCTCCCGCTTTTACACCCGCGACCACTTCATCGTAACCAAGGCCCTCATGGCCCTGCCCTACAAGCTGGCCCAGTTCGGGCTGGAACCCTTTTTCAAGAAGAACGTCCTGCCCCCCTGGCGCTGGCTCCCCCAGGGCGTGAGCGGCGGTATGGGCTTCTTCCCGTACAACCCCCTCCTGGATTTTCTGGCTGCCCTCTTTACGCCGGCGCTGGTGGCGGCCTTCGGCGCCATGGTAATCGGTTACCTGGTGAGCGACCGCCGGGTGTTCCTGCGGCGGGGCGTGGTGCGCTTCCTGGCCGGGGCGGCCGTCGTCTTCCTCCTGTGGACGGGCGTGCTGGGCGCGCTCTACGCGCAGACCGAAGCCCGCATCGCCCGCCTGAACGGGATCCGGGAGATCACGGTTTGGGCGGTGGAGGAAGGCGGCGGCGCGCGGTGGCTGGCGCGGCTGGACCGCGACGCCTTCCGGCAGCCCCCCTATGACCAGCTTCTGGCCGGGCTGCAGGCTGCCAGGCCGGCGGGGCCGCAGGCCTACCCGGAGGGCCGGGCGGGGTTGGAACTCATGCTCAGCTTCGCCGGCGGCGGTCGCATCCCTGCCCACGTGGACCCGGAAACCCGGAAGATGGTGCTGTTCAACGGCACCGGCTACCAACTCTCCCCGGAGACCATAGCTCTCCTGGGGAAGCCCGGCGAGGTGAAGGCAAAATGA